From a single Nocardioides sp. dk884 genomic region:
- a CDS encoding ABC transporter ATP-binding protein, producing the protein MTRLLTRDLTTGYAGREILHGVDLEIPDGLMTVIVGPNACGKSTLLRSLARMLAPTGGEVLLDGTAIDRLPPKEVARRLGLLPQSATAPSGMSVADLVARGRYPHQGLWRQWSSEDERAVEDAMRAADVSDLRDRAVDELSGGQRQRVWLALALAQETPLLLLDEPTTYLDIAHQVEVLELARRLRREGRTVVAVLHELHLAFRYAEHLVVMRDGAVVATGDPREVVTAALVEEVYDLPCRIITDPVSGTPIVIPLAGAAR; encoded by the coding sequence ATGACACGACTGCTCACCCGCGACCTCACCACGGGGTACGCGGGGCGGGAGATCCTGCACGGGGTCGACCTGGAGATCCCCGACGGGCTGATGACGGTGATCGTCGGTCCCAACGCGTGCGGCAAGTCCACGCTGCTGCGCAGCCTGGCCCGGATGCTCGCGCCCACCGGCGGGGAGGTGCTGCTCGACGGCACCGCGATCGACCGGCTGCCGCCCAAGGAGGTCGCCCGGCGCCTGGGCCTGCTGCCGCAGTCGGCGACCGCGCCCAGCGGCATGAGCGTCGCAGACCTGGTGGCCCGCGGCCGCTACCCGCACCAGGGGCTGTGGCGGCAGTGGTCGAGCGAGGACGAGCGGGCGGTCGAGGACGCGATGCGCGCCGCCGACGTGAGCGACCTGCGTGACCGCGCGGTCGACGAGCTCTCGGGCGGCCAGCGCCAGCGGGTCTGGCTCGCGCTGGCTCTCGCCCAGGAGACGCCCCTGCTGCTGCTCGACGAGCCCACGACGTACCTCGACATCGCCCACCAGGTCGAGGTGCTCGAGCTCGCGCGGCGGCTTCGCCGCGAGGGCCGCACCGTGGTCGCGGTGCTGCACGAGCTGCACCTCGCCTTCCGCTACGCCGAGCACCTGGTGGTGATGCGCGACGGCGCGGTGGTGGCCACCGGCGACCCGCGCGAGGTGGTCACCGCCGCGCTGGTCGAGGAGGTCTACGACCTGCCCTGCCGGATCATCACCGACCCGGTCAGCGGCACCCCGATCGTGATCCCGCTCGCGGGAGCGGCGCGATGA
- a CDS encoding enterochelin esterase domain-containing protein: MRRQPPKVPRPEPVARAESPTLAALAADADPTAVRAFWAGPAARLPLVEDVPGGSGEEVLVSFCWRDADAEQVLLFANRLTDETRLADSLLARIPGTDVWHVTYRLRADWRASYCFLPQLPGQRPAWLGEDDQVAIRAALDRGLADPRNPDVCRNRLGAAQSVASLPAAPPQPWLVRRGDVAPGPLEETRLPDGRRAWLHDPASTDADEALPALVVLDGEVWTGSQDLPASLDNLHAEGWVHGWRTVFVESGGREQRWAELAADGNGVELVVETVLPWLRSRRAVLPGPRHVTVAGQSLGGLTALRAGLLAPEAVGNVVSHSASLWQDDLLDAVARHRPVADPLRVHLAHGAQEWVLGPHHRTLAEAMAARGITLDVAVHNGGHDYAWWRGGIADGLLAVRGIGTAHRRPA; encoded by the coding sequence ATGAGGCGCCAGCCGCCCAAGGTGCCGCGTCCGGAGCCGGTGGCCCGCGCGGAGAGCCCGACCCTGGCCGCGCTCGCCGCCGACGCCGACCCCACCGCGGTGCGCGCCTTCTGGGCCGGGCCGGCCGCGCGCCTGCCGCTGGTCGAGGACGTGCCGGGCGGCAGCGGGGAGGAGGTGCTGGTGAGCTTCTGCTGGCGCGACGCGGACGCCGAGCAGGTGCTCCTGTTCGCCAACCGGCTCACCGACGAGACCCGCCTCGCGGACTCGCTGCTGGCCCGGATCCCCGGCACTGACGTGTGGCACGTGACCTACCGGCTGCGCGCCGACTGGCGCGCGTCGTACTGCTTCCTGCCGCAGCTGCCCGGGCAACGACCGGCCTGGCTCGGCGAGGACGACCAGGTCGCGATCCGCGCCGCGCTCGACCGCGGCCTCGCCGACCCGCGCAACCCCGATGTGTGCCGCAACCGGCTGGGCGCCGCGCAGTCGGTGGCCTCGTTGCCGGCGGCCCCGCCCCAGCCCTGGCTGGTACGCCGCGGCGACGTGGCGCCCGGCCCGCTCGAGGAGACCCGGCTCCCGGACGGCCGCCGGGCCTGGCTGCACGACCCGGCGAGCACCGACGCCGACGAGGCGCTGCCCGCGCTGGTGGTGCTCGACGGCGAGGTGTGGACCGGCAGCCAGGACCTGCCCGCGAGCCTGGACAACCTGCACGCCGAGGGCTGGGTGCACGGCTGGCGCACTGTGTTCGTGGAGTCCGGCGGGCGCGAGCAGCGCTGGGCGGAGCTGGCCGCGGACGGCAATGGCGTCGAGCTCGTCGTCGAGACAGTGCTGCCCTGGCTGCGGTCGCGGCGCGCGGTGCTGCCCGGCCCGCGGCACGTCACGGTGGCCGGGCAGAGCCTGGGCGGCCTGACCGCGCTGCGCGCGGGCCTGCTGGCCCCCGAGGCGGTCGGCAACGTGGTGAGCCACTCAGCGTCGCTGTGGCAGGACGACCTGCTCGATGCCGTCGCGCGGCACCGGCCGGTGGCGGACCCGCTGCGCGTCCACCTCGCCCACGGGGCGCAGGAGTGGGTGCTCGGCCCGCACCACCGCACCCTCGCCGAGGCGATGGCGGCGCGGGGGATCACCCTGGACGTCGCTGTCCACAACGGCGGCCACGACTACGCCTGGTGGCGCGGCGGGATCGCCGACGGGCTGCTCGCGGTGCGGGGGATCGGCACCGCACACCGCCGGCCGGCGTGA